Proteins encoded in a region of the Ornithodoros turicata isolate Travis chromosome 3, ASM3712646v1, whole genome shotgun sequence genome:
- the LOC135389017 gene encoding HIRA-interacting protein 3-like has translation MGKLWRESVMAAVSASSMLEFVRRIFNERRDYGVLTIRQLRNMYTKEIKIKHLSSENREVFASIVTTVVKEFENVEATDNEELLNGSDSNGADKQNEMGHTPPHNGNCSPANSADSPVKRNNQRRSRPLTPSSSEEDDDDVIRAVKETLGVPVRRKPTKALLVATTTTATPEPQKEATQPTEPTSDSDSEGRLMIAESPAASPKQPSDSEGIEGASNGTKEEEEEEGGEKKTKEKPSQLPKHAAIEDTSKKEGVSCIKKEKSVFTTASPESPSPPQESNSKNHKSVDDMPLFTLKLTKTKSGSWVMVRPKSEESGGESPPQKRRRIRKLKKKTSIDDIFSSSDDEPLSQIRNRAQIQKAEENAPSLSDLEDKLSGNNKRKRPKARKPQAKKEKQKAVPKTTDEDPTVAQLKKCVNAAGLRVKYVQLFADAEGDAEKASRLRKVLADAGLTGKPTLKNCRKLKEQREQDRELQSLDKANIVETAGRPRRSARTTEKSAEESSSAVPKDVTEEASSNVFSRLKDIIDSEGSD, from the exons ATGGGGAAACTCTGGCGGGAATCAGTCATGGCGGCCGTCAGCGCGAGTAGTATGTTAGAGTTTGTACGTCGTATTTTTAACGAAAGACGCGACTATGG TGTGCTCACAATCAGGCAGCTGCGCAACATGTACACGAAAGAAATTAAGATCAAGCACCTGTCTTCAGAAAATCGTGAGGTGTTTGCATCAATTGTCACGACAGTCGTCAAAGAGTTCGAAAACGTCGAGGCCACTGACAATGAAGAG CTATTGAACGGAAGCGACTCTAATGGCGCCGACAAGCAGAACGAAATGGGACACACTCCTCCCCACAACGGCAACTGCTCTCCAGCAAACAGCGCAGATTCGCCCGTGAAACGGAACAATCAGCGCCGTTCCAGACCCCTCACTCCCTCCAGCAGcgaagaggacgacgacgacgtcatCCGCGCGGTCAAGGAAACACTCGGCGTTCCGGTACGGCGGAAACCCACCAAAGCGCTCCTGGTTGCCACGACGACGACAGCGACTCCTGAACCGCAGAAGGAAGCAACACAACCGACGGAACCGACGTCGGATTCCGATTCCGAGGGAAGGTTGATGATAGCGGAATCGCCGGCCGCTTCGCCAAAACAGCCGTCGGACTCTGAAGGTATCGAGGGGGCAAGCAACGGAACtaaagaagaggaggaggaggaggggggagagaaaaagacgaaagaaaagccgtcacaattgccaaaacatGCTGCCATTGAGGACACAAGTAAAAAAGAGG GTGTCAGCTGTATCAAGAAAGAAAAATCAGTTTTCACCACCGCTTCACCAGAGTCACCCTCCCCGCCACAAGAGAGCAACAGCAAAAACCACAAATCTGTCGACGACATGCCGCTGTTCACGCTGAAGCTGACAAAAACAAAGTCCGGCAGTTGGGTCATGGTCCGGCCTAAGAGCGAGGAGTCCGGCGGAGAGAGTCCGCCGCAGAAACGGAGACGCATCCGAAAGCTCAAGAAGAAAACCTCCATCGACGACATTTTCAGCTCGAGCGACGACGAGCCTCTGTCTCAGATCCGGAATCGGGCCCAGATACAGAAGGCGGAGGAAAACGCTCCGTCCTTGTCGGACTTGGAAGATAAGCTGTCCGGAAATAACAAAAGGAAGAGGCCAAAAGCAAGGAAGCctcaagcaaaaaaagaaaaacaaaag GCCGTCCCCAAAACGACCGATGAAGATCCCACCGTGGCGCAGTTAAAAAAGTGCGTCAATGCAGCGGGCCTTCGTGTGAAATACGTGCAGCTGTTTGCAGACGCAGAAGGTGACGCGGAGAAGGCCAGCAGGCTGCGGAAGGTCCTTGCGGACGCAGGGTTGACGG GAAAGCCGACTCTGAAGAACTGCAGGAAGTTGAAAGAACAGCGGGAGCAAGACAGGGAACTGCAGTCATTAGACAAGGCCAACATAGTGGAAACAGCAG GGAGGCCAAGGCGGAGTGCAAGAACGACGGAAAAATCCGCGGAAGAGTCTTCCTCGGCTGTCCCAAAAGATGTCACAGAAGAGGCCTCATCAAACGTCTTCTCAAGGTTAAAAGACATCATCGACAGTGAGGGCAGCGACTGA